The window GAACCCCGCTGGAGCTGGGCATCGGCGGGTTCCTGGCCGGCTGGCCCACGCTCGTCTTCGTCGTCGGCCTCGTGCTGATGATCGTCCTCATGGCCCGCGGCGTGCGCGGGGCGATCCTCGGCGGGATCGTCGCCGCCACCGTCCTGGCCCTCGTGGTCGAGGCCGTGGCCCACCTCGGGCCCCGCACGGGCGCCGACGGGTCCGTGGTCAACCCCCGGGCCTGGGGCCTGAACGTCCCCGCGCTGCCCGACGCGTGGATCTCCGCCCCGGACTTCTCCACCCTTGGCCACTTCTCGCTGCTGGGGTCCTTCCGGGCCGTCGGCTGGGTCACGGTGGTCCTGCTCGTCTTCACCCTGCTGCTGGCCGACTTCTTCGACACCATGGGCACCGTCGTCGCCATCGGCGCCGAGGGCGACCTGCTGGACGAGAACGGCAACCCGCCGCGCATGCGCCGGATCCTCGTGGTCGACTCCATCGCCGCGGCGGCCGGCGGCGCGGGCGGCGTGTCGAGCAACACGAGCTTCATCGAGTCGGCCACGGGTGTCGGGGAGGGCGCCCGCACGGGCCTGGCCAGCGTCGTGACCGGGCTGGCCTTCCTGCTGACGACGTTCCTGGCCCCGGTCGTCTCGATCGTGCCCTACGAGGCCGCCACCCCGGCCCTCGTCGTGGTCGGGTTCCTCATGATGACCCAGGTCAAGGGCATCGACTGGACGGACCTGGAGATCGCGATCCCGGCGTTCCTGACGATCGTCCTCATGCCGTTCACGTACTCGATCAGCGCCGGGATCGGGGCCGGGTTCGTCGCCTTCGTGATCCTCAAGCTGGCACGGGGCAGGGCGCGCAAGGTGCACCCGGTGATGTGGGTGGTCGCGGCGCTGTTCGTCGTGTACTTCGCGATCGACCCGATCAAGCAGCTCCTCGGGGTGTCCTAACCGGTCCGCCCCGGACGACGTGAACGCCGGTCCCCACGACGGGGGCCGGCGTTCTCGGCGTCCGGAGGGGCTCAGGGGGTGTCGGGCCAGACGATGCCGACCTTGCCGTGGGTCCCGCTGTCGGCGATGCGGTACGCCTCGTCCGCCTCGGTGATCGGCCGGGTGTCGGTGACGACCACCTCGGGGTGCAGGCCGGTCCGGTCGAGCAGTTCCAGCAGCTCGGCCATGTGGACCGTGGAGGTCACCCAGGACCCGTGGATCGTCAGCTGCTGGTGGATGACGTGCTCGCTGACGTCGACCGACAGGTGCCCGCCCTCGCCGACGAGGGCGACCCGGCCCCAGCGCCGGGTGTGACGCAGCGCGAAGAGCTGCCCCGCGCCCGAGCCGCTGCAGTCCACGGCCGTCTCGACGCCCCCGGGCAGCGCCCGCTCGAACGCCTCGTCGGTCGGGTCGGTGGCCGTGGTCACGGCCCCCAGGCGCAGCGCGAGCTCCTGGCGCTCGCTCGAGGGGTCCACGCCGACGACGGTCCGGACCCCCAGCGCCTGCGCGAGCAGACCGGCCGCCAGGCCCACGGGCCCCAGACCCACGACGAGCAACCGGTCGGCGCCCGTGACCCCGATCCGGCGCACGGCCTCGTAGGCCGTCCCGAAGCCGCAGGCGACGCAGGCGCCGTCGAGGTAGGTGAGGCTGTCGGGCAGCACGAGCAGGTCGCGCTCCTCGGCCAGCAGGTGGTCGGCGTGCCCGCCGTCGCGCTGCCAGCCGTAGGCGGCGCGCAGGGGGGAGCTGCAGCTGATCTGGTACCCGCGGCGGCAGTCGTCGCACTGCCCGCACCCAGAGATGTGGTACACGACGACGCGGTCCCCGACGCGGATGCGGTCGACGCCCGGGCCGACCGCCACGACCCGGCCGGACGGTTCGTGCCCGCCGACGACGTCCTGGTAGGCCTCCGGGCCCTCCCCGAGGTGCTCGCGGTAGATGGCGCGCAGGTCGCTGCCGCAGATGGTCGAGGCGCGCATCGCGACGAGGACCTGGCCGTGGGCGGGGTCCGGGACGGGAACCTCGCGCAGGTCCACGACCCGCCCACCCGGCAGGTAGGCCGCGCGCATCGTCGTGGGAGTCGCCGGGGCGGTGGTGGGGACGGTCATCGGGGGCCTCCGGTCGTGTGGACCCCGACCGTCAGGACGAGGTTGGAGCACAGGCGCACGTCCGCCGTGGCGACCACGACGTCCGCCGTCCGGGTCTGGTCGTAGAACGCCCAGCGGTCGGCCTCGACGCGGTGCCCGACCGCGGGACCGAGCAGGTCGCGGTAGTCCGCGTGCGCGGGCACCTCGCTGCCGTCGGGGGCGCCCATGAACACCGCGGACTCGACCGGCAGGGCGGCGAGCAGCGGTTCGAGGACGTCGGGGATCGAGAGCAGGCCCGGGCGCAGGTTGAGGTGGACGACCTCGGCGGAGGCCTTCGTGGCCGAGCGCAGGGGGAAGTTCGCGTCGGCCAGCAGGAGCCGGTCGCCGTGGCCGAGGCGGGCGAGGGCCGCCAGCAGCGGCGGGTGGATGAGGCCGTACGTCAGCACTGCGGAACTCCTTCGAGCAGGCGGGTGGTCCCGTCGAGGTCCCACAAGTCGTGCCACGACCCGGCCCCCGGCCACAGGAACACCTGTCCCTTGATGAGCCGGTTGCCGCGCTCGGCCGAGCGCAGGGCCTCCATCTCGTCCGGGGTCAGCGGGTCCTCGACGACGGCGGCCAGGTTGGCCTCGTACTGGCTCTGCTTGACGGCGAAGGGGATGGGGACCTGTCCGCGCTGCACGGCCCACTTCAGGCAGACGAGCACCGGGTGGATCCCGTGCGCCGCGGCGATCTCGCGCACGACGGGCAGTTCGGTGTCGACGACGTCCTCGGGGGTCCGGTCGCGCTCGGGGCGCGAGGGCGAGCCCAGCGGCGAGTACCCGACGGGCTGGATGCCGTGCTCGCGGCAGAAGGCGAACAGCTCCTCCTGCTGGAAGCTGGGGTGCAGCTCCATCTCGTGCAGGGACGGCGGGACCCGGGCGTCGGCCAGCAGCAGCCGCAGCTTGGGGATCGTGGAGTTCGACGTGCCCAGGTGACCCACGACCCCCTCGTCGACGAGCCCCTCCAGGGCCCGCCACAGGGCCAGGTAGGCGCGGTGGTCGTAGGGCCGGGCGTGCGGGTCGCGAGCGTCGGTGTCGGCCTTCGGGGGGTGGTGGTTGGGGAAGGGCCAGTGCACGAACACCGCGTCGAGCCGGTCCAGGCGCAGGTCGCGCAGCGAGCGCCGGACCGAGGCGACGGCGTCCGCCGGCTCGTGGGCGTCGTTCCAGACCTTCGTCATGACGAACACGTCGTCGCGGTCGAGCCCGTCGGCGAACGCGCCGGCCAGGCTCTCGCCGACCTGGGCCTCGTTGCCGTACACGGCGGCGCAGTCGACGAGGCGGTACCCGGCCCGCAGTGCGCCGGACACGGCGCCGGCGACCTCGTCGGGGCCGTAGCGGTCGGACCCGAACGTCCCGAGGCCGATCGCGGGCATCGTGGCGCCGGTGCGCAGGGTCCTGCGGGGGACCCGCGCGGGGTCGGTTCCCGTCATCGGGGAGTCCTTCGTCGTCGAGGGGAGCGGGCCGGGTCAGGCTAGGACGAAACGATTCGCTCGGTCAACGTGCGCGGTCAACGTGC of the Kineococcus rhizosphaerae genome contains:
- a CDS encoding NCS2 family permease; this translates as MAVTATPSAIDRWFEISARGSTVGREVRGGLATFFTMAYIVVLNPLIIGTQADATGRFLGGGDGPNLAAVAAGTALVAGVVTLLMGFVANYPLALATGLGLNAFLAFGVAKLPEMTWADAMGLVVIEGLVILVLVLTGLREAVFRAVPAPLKTAISVGIGLFITIVGLVDAGFVRSGSGTPLELGIGGFLAGWPTLVFVVGLVLMIVLMARGVRGAILGGIVAATVLALVVEAVAHLGPRTGADGSVVNPRAWGLNVPALPDAWISAPDFSTLGHFSLLGSFRAVGWVTVVLLVFTLLLADFFDTMGTVVAIGAEGDLLDENGNPPRMRRILVVDSIAAAAGGAGGVSSNTSFIESATGVGEGARTGLASVVTGLAFLLTTFLAPVVSIVPYEAATPALVVVGFLMMTQVKGIDWTDLEIAIPAFLTIVLMPFTYSISAGIGAGFVAFVILKLARGRARKVHPVMWVVAALFVVYFAIDPIKQLLGVS
- a CDS encoding zinc-dependent alcohol dehydrogenase family protein; the protein is MTVPTTAPATPTTMRAAYLPGGRVVDLREVPVPDPAHGQVLVAMRASTICGSDLRAIYREHLGEGPEAYQDVVGGHEPSGRVVAVGPGVDRIRVGDRVVVYHISGCGQCDDCRRGYQISCSSPLRAAYGWQRDGGHADHLLAEERDLLVLPDSLTYLDGACVACGFGTAYEAVRRIGVTGADRLLVVGLGPVGLAAGLLAQALGVRTVVGVDPSSERQELALRLGAVTTATDPTDEAFERALPGGVETAVDCSGSGAGQLFALRHTRRWGRVALVGEGGHLSVDVSEHVIHQQLTIHGSWVTSTVHMAELLELLDRTGLHPEVVVTDTRPITEADEAYRIADSGTHGKVGIVWPDTP
- a CDS encoding RbsD/FucU family protein, encoding MLTYGLIHPPLLAALARLGHGDRLLLADANFPLRSATKASAEVVHLNLRPGLLSIPDVLEPLLAALPVESAVFMGAPDGSEVPAHADYRDLLGPAVGHRVEADRWAFYDQTRTADVVVATADVRLCSNLVLTVGVHTTGGPR
- a CDS encoding aldo/keto reductase; the encoded protein is MTGTDPARVPRRTLRTGATMPAIGLGTFGSDRYGPDEVAGAVSGALRAGYRLVDCAAVYGNEAQVGESLAGAFADGLDRDDVFVMTKVWNDAHEPADAVASVRRSLRDLRLDRLDAVFVHWPFPNHHPPKADTDARDPHARPYDHRAYLALWRALEGLVDEGVVGHLGTSNSTIPKLRLLLADARVPPSLHEMELHPSFQQEELFAFCREHGIQPVGYSPLGSPSRPERDRTPEDVVDTELPVVREIAAAHGIHPVLVCLKWAVQRGQVPIPFAVKQSQYEANLAAVVEDPLTPDEMEALRSAERGNRLIKGQVFLWPGAGSWHDLWDLDGTTRLLEGVPQC